The following DNA comes from Papaver somniferum cultivar HN1 unplaced genomic scaffold, ASM357369v1 unplaced-scaffold_128, whole genome shotgun sequence.
TTGGAGGAAACTTTGTCAAAGATGAGTTCCTCTGGTGACTCAGCATTTTGTGTTTCTTTGCTCGGAGGATTGTCTTTTGAGATGCTGACCGGAGGGCTAGCATTTGGCTTCCTTGTTCTGAATCAGCCTATATTGATTGATGCATTCAATAGCTTCTCAGGATTAAGCAAGCCTCACAGCACTACCAAATATGCAATAAAGAAGTTGTTGGCTCAGAGAGAGCAGAAAGTGCAGAATCTATTGGAAGGCATTCTGGAACAGAAACAGATTTTGCAGAATAGATCTAAACGCATGACGGAGGTAAGCTTTTAACTTTTCAGCAATTGCAGTTACAATCCTTCTCAAATTAAAACCTTTTATTTCTTTCCTAGGTCATGTATGATAATCCAGTTATATGTTTTCATTGACATCCTTCATTATCATCCAATTTCATTTGGTCAAACTTGACATGGGCACAATTACttgcaaaatatttttttctGTAAATTTTTGCCAATCATCTAGCTGACAAATCTATTTGCATAACTGTGTCGCTTCCTTTTAGAAGTTCAGTCTCTTAGCTATTGCATGATCCTTTTATAGTTTGATTTCTGGTATATTATATGAAGCCTCCTCTAGGGTTATAGGGTTTATTCCCTGTTATGTTTTAAGAGGCCATATTCCACACTTGGAGTAGGTGGGTTTGGTGTACAAGACTACTTTATACCTATATACCGTGACAGTGAAACTGGTGATAAATCACCTCCGCATTGCGCATTTTCCAGTCAATTGTTGCTTTCTTGTGgtcttctaaatttttttttgttttggttttcagtgCTGTTTTCAGTTTTTCGTTTTTGTCGAATCTATTATTTTTAAAATTCAATTATCGTCACAATCTTATTTTTTAACAGGCACTGAAGAGCTGTGGATGGGACGTGCTTGAATGCAGTGGTGGTGTATCTATGATGGCAAAGCCATCTGCTTATCTGGGCAAAACATTAAAAATCAATAAATCGTCTAGTAATGGCGACTCCACTTGTGTCACTGATGCCTATGAAGCTATACTCAAGGATTCAAATATCAGGGAAGCTATTTTCAAAGCAACAGGTTTATGCATCAATAGTGGCAAATGGAGTGGAACTGGCTACTGCCGTTTCACAATTGCCATGGAGGATACCAAATTTGAACAAGCATTGGAATGCATATCCAAATTCAAGAAAGTTGTCCTCGGGGTCTAATAAAATTTCAAGTTCCTTTCCGTTCATTTCAACGCCTTTCTGATTGAAGTTTAAAATACCTCATAAATATGGAAATCCACCCAGGTTCTCGCAAAGAGGAGGTAAAAACTAAAGCTGTTCCCTTGCGATGATAAATTTTATCCTTAATTTTTTTCCATTATTAAGACTGTTTCTGATTCTTTTTGAGGGAATATATTTGTTCTTATGGTATTCTCTGAAACTGGAATTCAGTTCTGTAAAGTGAATTGGTAAAACCTTGATGTTGATTTACGTCTTCCACATGTTGGGTTTGTGTTTTTGTGATGGTTCTAATAAAACTAAAAGCTTACAGTTTAATTGTGTGTGTACTCTTTACTCTGAATTGCTTTTCTTTCAATAAAACGGTACTTACGAGTCGCGTTAATCACTTAAATATCTGCATATTCTTCACATTCTTAGATTTAGGTGCCAAATGACAGGCAAGGAAAGCAAAAAAGTTCAAGAATGTGGATTCAATAAAGCAGGGGCTGTACTGATTGTGGTGTTCTAAATCAAATGCCACCTTTGACCAAACACATAAGTAAACAAATGATAGGTGTAGTTTGTCTTCGTGAGCACTTTTAAAAGGTATTCTTGTCATTCTTTTCACATGTGCATAAATATCTGTTTCTCGTTGGAAGAAATATCTAGATTTTGTATGAGAAAATTCTTGATTTTCCTGTCTGCAACTGTTTCACTTGTTACATATTCTTTGCAAAGACACAACAGTTAATAATGCTATGTTAAGAATCCTTAAATAGAAAGTGCGGTTGAGTTCTTAAATTAGTAAAAATAGTGAATCAACATTAACCAAGTTTACATACAGCATCTTCAAAGCAAAGAGATTTCTATTGAAGAATCTCAGATTTAAATACAACATGAATAACAAAGGATAGTGAAAAACACTACATGGAAGGGGTACATgctaaaaataaaagcaaaataaAGAAATGTTTGGAGCTCTTAGACCACCTAACGAATTCTCAGGCTCTTGTGTTCTCCTGTTCAGTAAGTTCAAAAAGAATGAATTTTGATTGAAATTTCACTAGCTGCTGCTTATGGTAGAAGATTCAAATTCAGAAGGCGAGAATTCATAATTCTGGTCTAAATTGGTACTGTTGGTGAAAATCTCATCCGATGGCCAATCAGAAAAGTGCGGGTCACTTGAGAAGGTACTGTTGTTATTCATATCCGAGAAGGTACTGTTGTTGTTATTCATATCTGTAGTTGTAGAAGAAATGTTGAGGGATGAAGAACCATTTGCATTACTTGGCGTCATTGAGGAATTTAAATAAGATAAGCTTGAGGGTTTGGAGTCCgtgatttgttgttgctgctgctggaaaTCATTGAGTTTTACACCAGTTAGAAGGAATCTCTGGTGAGATGACTGAGTGGAAGAATGGATAGAAACATCACAGTTTCTGCAGAGTAATGCTCTATCTTCTAAGCAGAAGAAATACCCAGCTTTTTCCTGCATATATTCTCACGACCATTCAGAATGACAGCAACaccattataaaaaaaaatcaagtgttgaacAAAAGTGAGCAGTACCTGGCAGATATCACAAGAAGGTTGATTGCGGTTATGATTATTATGAAGTAGCGGTATCCGCTGATGTTTGCTCGCGAGTTTATTAGCAGCGTGTACCTTTTCGTCGCAGTTATAACATAGCGCTGCCTCATCCGCACAACATAACACCACTGCTTCTGCCTTCTCACACACATCACACTGTATCTTCATCTCTAcaattctttctttctctcttcttcttactTGACTTCAGTTATAGATTTTGCTTCATTCCCTTTCTATCACTACACTAAAATGCTTACACGCCGGTATAAATATCCTTAGCGCCTAATCACGAGATAATAGTGATGCTGACAATCACATGGGAAGGCAAAACTACAGAATTCTCAGGCAGTACAGTGAACAAAGACCAATTGGTAAGTTTTGAATCTCCGGACAGTTGAGACTGTTTGGTTTGGATAGAGAGAGAGAGCGGTTTTCAGAGCCAGATACAACAGAAAAGTAATGGAGATAGTTTGGTATGAGTTGGTTAGGATAGGTAAAGAGATAGAACAGATAAATAGATAGATGTTATATCTTTAAAATCAAGGCGGCAAAAAGGAAAATATTAATAGAAGAAAAATTTAGAAGATATTTAATTTTGGGATATTTTTGGTGAATGAAAAGTAGTGATTGTTGATCAAACAACAAGAAAGATCTAGAACTATTAGAATAATAGCAGCAACTTTGTTAGATCTTATGTACATGTACCATTTTGTTGATTTTAAAGTTGGAACCTAACTCAAGGTCTATCAATGTTTTTGTGAGCTCGGCTTCGTCAACTTGGCCAATTGGAGAACTTGCCATATTCACATTAAAGGGTAGCTATCAGGATACAGTAAGGAAATGCGGTACAAAGTGATGGATACTTTTCGACTCGGATTCTATGCAATGAGTCATGTCTAGGCACTTTCGTTTATCTGGCTTCAAGGACTTGACCCCATAGTTCGTTTTTTTTTATGCTTTCATTTTGACGATGGCAATGAACTTCCAGCCCTCAAAAACAGAAGAAGCCATTTCTtagctaaaagaaaaaaaaagaaattaaataaaaatggaaatggaaatttAAGAACGGCACGACAATCTTGGTAGATACTGCTATCGTAGCAGAGTTTTGTCCATTCAAAATGAAATCCAATTGGGGTTGTGGCCCATAACTGTGGTCCCTCTGTTTCTCAACTAAAAGTCAGAAGACAGTTCCATCCCATTTCTTCCTCATCACCATCTTTTGCCTGCCTATAATAGACAAATGTATCAAACTAGCCAAGGAAACAAAGTACATATACAAGTTCAAAAGACATCAACATTAAGCCAGCAAGGATTCTCCATGTCCATGACTAGATAAAAGGAAAAATCCTAACATGTTTCAACGGTAGTTTCCAAATTAGTGTATATCTAGGAAGAGATAATTCCCTACTCTTAGCGAGGATCGTAATATGGTTAAATGGTACATATATGTCCACATTGTTCACAATTTCTAGCTTTATGTTCACCATGGAGATCTTGAAGCTAAACTGCTGGTGTGGAGCGTCACGTCATAGAACTTGATGTCAAGTCTCAACCTCTGGATATTTTGAGAATTAGCTACTCACTAACAATCATATACTCTACCTAATTAGAAAATCTTATGTCGCAAGAGTCAAGACCTTGTGATAAATGATCCCAGTCCTTTGATTGCAATGCCACTGACTCTTAAGAAAAATCCCATTGATACATATATGATATTATTCTAGCTGATCTTAACTCAAATGCAAAGGCCACGTCAATAGAATCTAGACCATAGACGTGATTCTAATATTAGACTTAGACGTGGTTTTACATTAGCCATCTACTGTGTGGGCGTGGTTCTATTTTAGCCAGACGATATAGATATATCGACTCGAGTCATTGTAGAAATCTCGATGGTGTTTTAATTCCATCTGCATCTGCACACTATTCATACAGCTGCATAGCTAGTTTTTCATCCCATATCCTATCAAATTTGCTGAAAAAATCcgagtttttttatttattcataccaAAATGAAAATGCTCATCACGGGTTTATACATCCAAACATTTCTTTCTTCTGCTACAAAAACTCCCATGGCTCCTAATGACGGATACCAATTTATCGGGAGGTTACCAAATACCATACGAAGAAAACATTTTCTTGTTGTCTTATATAGGATTTGGTACATTCCCTGTTAGCAATAACCGTGATAAAGATgtataaaattctcaaataaacaaatctgtctataAAATATTTTTGTTCTTTAAATCAAGCCGGCATAACCCAAATATACCCAACTTTATAATAGCGACCAAGTTTTATTTAGATTTGAGTCAAACTGAGTCAGCTCCCAGTCAAacttttttcttccttttaaACAACCTGGTTTCAACAAATAGTTATTGTATCACCAATAAATTAGTTTAGGCGAAAAGCACTCAACATACTCATACAAGGTTGAAAGCAAACTTGGTTTCAACGTAAAACTACCAATTCACTGACGAAAGACATTGGTCTCAACGTCGGTGAAATTGCCAAAAATAGTtgaaaccaaaccataaacttcCATCTGACCAACACAATGGTTTCGATGATAAAACCGAGAAAATCAATTGAAACCAAACCTTGATTAACTAAAAATTAAACGTATCACCAACAATATTGATTTCGACGACAAAAGTACGGAAAATTTAGTTAGAAACACATTTTTTTAAAGTTTCAACTTAAACTTATTGTACTGTCACCAATTAAACATAGGTTTCAGTGACAAAATTCAATATAATCAGTTGGAACCAGATCGAGTTTCAGTATAAACTTACTGTTTCACCAGAAAAAACATTTGTTTCAAATAATTTAGTCAAAATATTTTGAAACCAATTCTGGTTTAATAGAACTTCCATTTCACCAACACAACATCGGTTTGGATGAAAATTGAAATGCGGCGGAGATGGTGTTGGCATAGGATCCAAACATGGTAGTTTTGGTAGTGGTAATGTTGGAGTAAGATAAGGAGGCCCTAATGACATTGGTGCAGAAAGAAGATGCAAATCTGGTATTTGTGGAGGATCAGAAAATGATAGCGGGTACGTAAGGTGGTGGTGTGAGGGTAAGAGAAAAAGGTGGTGTTGGTGGTACTAGAGAAGGAAGATAAGGAGGCGGAGATAGTGTCGGTGGAGCATTAGGACATGGTAATGGGATCGGTGGTAGTTCGGGAGTAAGAGGAGGAGCTAGTGGTAGGAAGGAGGACGAAAATGAGGCAGATCTGGTATTGGTGGAGGATCAGAAATAATAGCGACTATGGTTGTCGTGTGAGAATAGGAggaggtgctggtggtggtggtgagactAGGAGGAGGAGATGTTCAAGTGGTGGTGAGACTAGGaggcgttaagatcaatcaattaaaactAACCACTCTTAACCTACTGGTCTTCTTCAACCATTTCATATCCCTAAAGCATCTTGGAAGCACATATCGATGGACATCATGGAGTGATTACCTATGTCTAATAGAAAATCAGTCATTTTGGTGGTGGTTGATCGGCTCACCAAGCATAGTAACTTCATCACATTAGTTCATCCATATACTGCAATATTAGTGGCTAAGGATTTTATATTTCATATTTTTAAGTTACATGGTCTTTCTAGCACTATGGTTTCTGATTGAGAAAGAGTTTTTGTGAGGAAGTTTTGGCAGGAAATGTTCAGCAGTTTAGGTACTACACTAAACCTCGGCACTTCTTATCACCCACAATCCGATGAACATCTGAGAGAACTAATGCATGTGTAGAATAGTATTTGAGATGCATGACTAGCACCAGGCCTAGGCAGTGGGATAACTGGATTACTCTTGCAGAATGCTGGTTTAACGAAAAATACCACACTAGCTTAAAGATGACCCCCATTCAGGAACTCTACGATTACGAACCTCCACATTTATCTTTTCCACTTCAGTGGCTAAAGTTGAGGATTACTTAAAATAAAGAGATTATATGTTGCAGTTATTGAAAGATGACTTGGTAAAGGCCCAAAATAGAATGAAGTTTTTTGCAGATCAAAAAAGATTTAATAGAGAGTTTCAAATGGgtgatttaatatttttaaagctTCAACCTTACATGAAATCTTCAGTGGTACTTAGAAAGCATTTCAAGTTGTCTTATAAATATTATGGACCCTTTGAGGTGCTTAAGAAGATACAGAGAGTGGCATATAAACTTAAACTTCCTGTTGGCTTTCGCATACACCATGTTTCCCATGTATCTCAGTTAAAGAATAAGATTGGTGCCCACTCTTCTACAACTGACTCTTTGCCATTGgttgataaacaaagaaaattcatTGTTGAACCAGATTTTGTATTGCATACTCGTACCACACTCCATGATGATTCTCCAGTCTCACATGCCTTAATTCAGTGGATAAACTCTTCATTGGAAGACGCCACTAGGGAAGACATAACGCAATcaacaaatataaatctgcgagcccgattgaataagaggagtaacttgaatggtaccaaagaccaatgttcaagtgtcaaccaatgtaaatcaacaacccaaggttggatattttaattgattaatcttaacgcacaacctgtgatattacaattatataacaaaatataatgcggaaaagaaataacacagacaccagaattttgttaacaaggaaaccgcaaatgcagaaaaaccccgggacctagtccagattgaacaccacactgtattaaaaagctgcaaacactagcctactaccaattaacttcggactggactgcagttgaaccctaatcaatctcacactgattcaaggtacagttgagttccttacatctctgatcccagcaggatactacacacttgattcccttagttgatctcacccacaactaagagttgctacgacccaaagtcgaagacttgatagacaaatctgtctcacacagaaaagtctataggagtgaataaatctgtctcccacagaaatacccaagagtttttgttccgtcttttgataaaaggtgaaaaggaaccaattgataaaccggacttatattcccgaagaacagtctagtattatcaatcacctcacattaaacttaatcgaatagcgaaacaagttattttgtggaatcacaaacgatgagacgaagtttgtgcgtgattacttttctatcttgcctatcggagatacaaaatctcgagccaattatttcaattgcactcaacacgatagaaacaacaagatcagatcacacaactacaaagataatagttgggtctggcttcacaatcccaatgaagtcttcaagtcgttaacatacagggtctcgagaagaaacctaaggttaaaggagaatcaactctagttatgcaactagtaacacacatgaggtgtggggattagttttcccattttctagagttctcctttatatagttttcaaattagggtttgcaatccaagttaccttggtaacaaagcattcaataatcaccgttagaggagaaacctgattcaaccaagctaatatctttcaactgttagatcgaacttagcttgttacacacaaatgaaacgcaccctcatttaggtttatgtaaccgtacctaaacgtgtacaccaggttggttcacaaatgttaaccgaggttatccatatgattactctcatatcaaccttattcatcttaaccataactagttcaaatgactcaaatgaaactagttaaagagttgttcaattgtttagaaaacacaattgaaaccaaatcggtttgattcacttgaatcaatcatggacattatagccacggtttgcaaagaatgcattccttatgatttaaatgtttaagtccatgaaatcaccgatttaacaaagtaaccagcttaagtatgcatatgggtatgcgtacttaagcaaccggttttgagtttgttaagtttccaaactcaacagaaattttcggttcgaaaacttccgccagtatgcgtatgggtacgcatacttaaggtgactagtttaggagtttgtaattcccaaactcagcagatattttcggttcgaaaacttccgccagtatgcgtacgggtacgcatacttatcttgtctccttcaccaatttcgtatacacacatatgcatactcttggcttccggtttatggatttatacactaatgtgcgaacacactatatatgcttatatccaaagatggttacatcatcaactctttatttcaatcactgaaacattcttctataatgacaatagccgttttcacacactattatcatcaaagcaattttcaagatattgaaataatcattatcgaaacattccaagcctacatcaaatgattgtatcatacaaaccatgtaagatgttactcggaaattttctcatgatataagatgaacttggtcgaagcgaaagcttaccaacacatatttcgagaaatatgtaagcgagatatactcagctcgaaatctcaaatgtgtatagagaaaactatatcgtaacacaacttatgtctcattataggagatagtagaaatagaatttccaagtgatagatgagttaaaatcttcacataccttttgtcgaagaagtaccacaatctccccttagtagttcttcgtcttcaagagatgaacgtcgagagatctaagctcaactacactatctatgtcctactccgagacatctataaataggctagaaatcaagacttatagttttgatcactaacattgacaaacatgcttgaggtagcaacgcatgcgtgttcgaccgagcaatgctctaacaatctccccctttgtcaattttagtgagaaaactatcaatacatatggattaaaaaaatataaaaaaaaagatagcttttcatccacatgcttgatctccttggaatcttcaacgcgactcgaaatcttcgtcacttccaagtactccatgatcctaaaggttgtaagttcatcatcacagttgttgaagatccgtagctataacaatgagaaaacaaaatgctctcaatcattgttagacagtgtcatagtattattacacaacatcaaagttcaattgtatcacaactttgacaacactactatggtgatatgtgtcactcccccttagtcaatacatatctcaacatgaaaaccattcccccttacataatgatctgtaaaccatatatatctgtagtgtgaactacacattaattctctccttttttgtcaaaaaaattggcaaaggtacgaaaattagtgggatcctaatgaaatttacacgaagatacttcatgaccaaaaggtgtattaacataccaacaaatttagatgcaatcataaagccgaagataaatccattcatcaaggagttaataaagatacaaggtaacccctaaatattccataaccgcactcccccacaaagatttggaaattaagcacaagttcaaaatgaactctcccccataaaatgtcatccccaaaggaacaacaaaggcgaccttactttcacaagaaaagaaggatttcttttggacaaacaaatcacatgaaaaacatgaatttgaatccaaaaatattcaattgaaataaccacaagaaaacccatggttagttcaatcgaaaaatacaaacaaatcaatcacaagaaatcccatgattaatttaattgaaatacacaaccaaattaatcacaaagtgatcaattcaattggtcatgctcgacataagagaacttacggagcaacaactaaaataaccaaaagagaatgattaatttagtttgttATGATCGTcatagggaaccttacggagcaacaactaagttaatcataagagaatgatcaactcagtcggttgtgctcaacataagaaaccttatggaacaacatagtatatgcacaaaaatgtggatcggagatcgaccaaatactgcggaatagacaaggattcatcctattttccatcactatttgcacaatgacatacaataggcttcatccttgtaaacaaaagttttatcctttcttccatcaaaatatgacataaaaggctttaacttttgtaatgccaaaagttcattctatcttccatcaatacattcatattgacacaatagagataacttttgaataagtatgggacagtcacaggttc
Coding sequences within:
- the LOC113331959 gene encoding B-box zinc finger protein 23-like — translated: MKIQCDVCEKAEAVVLCCADEAALCYNCDEKVHAANKLASKHQRIPLLHNNHNRNQPSCDICQEKAGYFFCLEDRALLCRNCDVSIHSSTQSSHQRFLLTGVKLNDFQQQQQQITDSKPSSLSYLNSSMTPSNANGSSSLNISSTTTDMNNNNSTFSDMNNNSTFSSDPHFSDWPSDEIFTNSTNLDQNYEFSPSEFESSTISSS